AAGCGTGTGCCGCGCGTATGCGTTTCGGGTCAACGCGACGAGATGGGGTTTGCTGCCATGCACGCCCCGTGGAGCTGGGAGAACAAGATTCATGGCACGTATTGCGGGCGTTAACCTGCCCACCAACAAGCGCGTTCTGATCGCGCTTCAGTATATCCACGGCATCGGCCCTGCGAAGGCCAAGGAAATCACGACCAAGCTGGGCATCGCCGCCGAGCGCCGCGTGCAGGACCTGACCGACCAGGAAGTGCTTCAGATCCGCGAGACCATCGACGGCGCCTACACCGTCGAGGGCGATCTTCGTCGCGAAACCGCGATGAACATCAAACGCCTGATGGACCTGGCCTGCTATCGCGGCCTGCGCCATCGCAAGGGGCTCCCCGTCCGCGGTCAGCGCACGCACACCAATGCGCGCACCCGCAAGGGCAAGGCAAAGCCGATCGCCGGCAAGAAGAAGTAAGCCGCTGGGCCGCCGACAAGCGGCCCGCCTGCTTCGCATTTCGAAGGATTACTGAACAATGGCACAAGCACCGCAGCGTCTTCGCCGTCGCGAACGCAAGAACATCACCGCCGGCGTCGCCCATGTGAACGCCAGCTTCAACAACACCATGATCACGATCACGGACGCGCAGGGCAATGCGATCAGCTGGTCGTCGGCCGGCATGATGGGCTTCAAGGGCTCGCGCAAGTCGACCCCGTATGCCGCGCAGGTCGCCGCCGAGGATGCGGGCCGCAAGGCTGCCGAGCACGGCGTGCGCACGCTCGAGGTCGAGGTCAAGGGTCCCGGTTCGGGCCGCGAGAGCGCTCTTCGTGCGCTTCAGGCGGTCGGTTTCCAGATCACCTCGATCCGCGACGTGACCTCGATCCCGCACAACGGCGTGCGTCCGTCAAAGCGTCGCCGCGTCTGATTTGCCTTTCCGCGTTGCCCGCGGGTCCGGGGTGCCGGGTCTGGGGCAGGGCGGCTCTATTTTCTGGCAGGATACCCCCCGTCCTGCCCAACCCAGGGGAAGCCCGTGTCTGTCAATGCAAAGAACTGGCAGGAACTGAAGAAGCCGAACGGCCTTGAGAAAAAGGGCGGTGACGGCAAGCGCAAGGCGACCTTCGTCGCCGAACCGCTGGAGCGCGGCTTCGGCCTGACGCTCGGCAACGCGCTGCGCCGCGTGCTGCTCTCGTCGCTCCAGGGCGCGGCGGTGACTTCGATCAAGATCGAGAACGTCCTTCACGAGTTCTCGAGCCTCGCCGGCGTGCGCGAGGACGTGACCGATCTCGTGCTCAACGTGAAGCAGATCGCGCTCAGGATGCAGGGCGAGGGCGCCAAGCGCCTCCAGCTCAGCGCCACCGGCCCGGCCGAGGTCAAGGCCGGCGACATCGCCGTGTCGGGCGACATCGAGGTGATGAACCCCGAGCTCGTCTTGTGCCACCTCGACGACGGCGCGACGCTCAACATGGAGCTGACCGCGGACACCGGCAAGGGCTATGTCCCCGCCGCCGCCAACCGTCCGGCCGATGCGCCGATCGGCCTGATCCCGGTCGACGCGCTCTACTCGCCGGTGCGGCAGGTCTCGTACAAGGTCGAGAACACCCGCGTCGGGCAGGAGCTCGATTACGACAAGCTCAGCCTGTCGATCGAGACCGATGGCACCGTGACCCCCGAGGATGCGCTCGCCTATGCCGCGCGCATCCTGCAGGACCAGCTGGCGCTGTTCGTCCACTTCGACGATTCGGCGATCACGCGTTCGGCGCCGATCGGCGTCGCCGCTCCGGCCGCTGCTGAAGCGGGTGCGGGCGACACCGCGACGATCAACCGCTATCTGCTCAAGAAGGTGGACGAGCTCGAGCTGTCGGTCCGTTCGGCCAACTGCCTCAAGAACGACAACATCATCTATATCGGCGATCTGGTCCAGAAGACCGAGGCCGAGATGCTGCGCACCCCGAACTTCGGCCGCAAGTCCTTGAACGAGATCAAGGAAGTGCTGTCGAGCATGGGCCTGCGCCTCGGCATGGAAATCCCGGGCTGGCCGCCTGAGAACATCGAGGAGATGGCCAAGAAGCTCGAGCAGGAGATCATGGGCTGAGCCCGGCGTCCGGGATTAGCGTGAGCTAATCCCGGGTTGATCGCCGGGCCCGGCCAGCGGGGCCGAAGGCTCCGACTGACGACGCGGCTTTGCCGCGGCGGCCATACCAAGGGTTATCGGCAGCCACCCCAAGCGCTGCCTGGTATGGGGTACCTTGCACGGCCCCCTAACGAACGAAGGACTAGAAATCATGCGCCATAAGTACGGCGGCCGTAAGCTTCAGCGTACCTCGGCCCATCGCGCCGCGCTGTTCCGCAACATGTCGGCCGCGCTGATCAAGCACGAGCAGATCACCACCACCGTCGCCAAGGCGAAGGAGCTTCGCCCCTATGTCGAGAAGCTGGTGACGCTGGCCAAGAAGGGCGGTCTCTCGAACCGCCGTCTCGCCCATGCCCGCTTACTCGACGACGCGCAGCTGGTGAAGCTGTTCGACGTGCTCGCGTCGCGCTATGCCGACCGCAACGGCGGCTATACCCGCATCATCAAGGCGGGCCCGCGCGCTTCGGACGCGTCGCCGATGGCGATCATCGAGTTCGTCGACCGCGACGTCTCGGCCAAGGGCCAGGATTCGGGTCCGGTGATGACCGACGAGGATTTCGACGAAGCCGCCTGATCGGCGCTCGTCGCGAGACAAGAGGAAAGGGCGGTCGCAGCGATGCGGCCGCCCTTTTTCTATTCGCAGCGTCCGGTGAGCCCCTTGCCGGCACGATACTGGACCTGGCGCGGCAGGTACTCGGGGAAGCGACAGGCGAACCAGTGGATGCGCCGCGCGCCGCGATAGATCGCCGGCGCCTCGCCGCCCGGCTTGAGGTCGTAGCTGCCGACCTGACCCTTGGCGCAGTCGAAGAACAGGTGCGTATCCCGCCGCGGCGGGCCGACGACGCACATATAGGCGACGACGCGGTAGTCGCAGCGGTTGCGCAGCGGGGCGACGATTGCACCGCCATCGGATGTCGGGACGACGCATGCATTTGCGTTCGCAGCGGATAGGGGCGCTGCCTGAAGGAGTGCCGGGATGATCAGGGCGAGCGGACCGGTCATGCCCGCATCCTGCACAATCCGCCGGATCGAAGCCAACGTTGCGAACCCGAAAGAATAACTGCGCTTTGGTGCGGGCCGCGGCTTCCCATCTTCACCTTCGAAACAAGATTCCGAGGACGAAATGAAGACGAACAGGCAATCCGGTGTGAGTGGCGCCGTGGCGATCGGCTTCGCCACGCTGCCGCTCGTCGTCATGGGCTGGGCGAGCTACGCGACGTCGGTGGGTCCGTTCGCCTGAGCGGGTAGCGTGAACGCTTGACCGCGCGCCGTGCCGCAATAGGGTGCGGCGCTTCCGTCTCAGGAGATACCAATGCGCCGCGCGCCGCTTCTCGCTCTCCCGCTGCTCTTCGCCGCCCCTGTTGTTCACGCCAGTCCGGAGTCGCCGACGACGATGCCTGCCCCGATCGCCTATCCCGAGACCAAGCGCGACGCCGTGACCGAGGAGGTGTTCGGACAGAAGGTCGCCGATCCGTTCCGCTGGCTCGAGAACGACGTGCGCAACGACAAGGAGGTCGCGGCCTGGGTCGAGGCGCAGAACAAGGTCACCGACGCCTATCTCGCGACGCTGCCCGGCCGCGATATCTTCAAGAACCGCATCAAGCAGCTGTTCGACTATGAGCGGTTCGGCGTGCCGACACGCAAGGGCGGCCGCTATTTCTACAGCCACAATACGGGCCTGCAGAACCAGGCGGTGCTGTGGGTGCGCGACAGCCTCGACGGCGCCGGCCGCGTGCTGATCGACCCGAACACATGGGCCAAGGACGGCGCCACCGCATTGTCTGAGTGGGTCCCGTCGGAGGACGGTAAGCTGCTCGTCTACGGCATCCAGGACGGCGGCACCGACTGGCGCACGGTCAAGGTGCTCGACGTCGCCACCGGCAAGACGCTGGACGACGAGGTCAAGTGGATCAAGTTCAGCAACCTCGCCTGGGCGAAGGACGGATCGGGCTTCTATTATTCGCGCTTCCCTGCGCCTGCCGAAGGCCAGGCGTTCCAGCAGCTTAACGAGAACCAGTCGGTCTATTTCCACAAGATCGGCACGCCGCAGAGCGCCGACACGCTGATCTACGCGACGCCCGAGACCCCCAAGCGCGGCCATTTCGCGCAGGTGACCGAGGACGGCAACTGGCTGGTCATCACCACGACCGAGGGCACCGACGACCGCTATGAGATCACTTTGCTCGACCTCAGGACCGCCGGCGCCAAGCCGCGCAAGCTGATCGCGGGACTCGAGAACAACTGGACCCTCGCCGGCAATGTCGGCACGCGCTTCTACTGGACGACCAACAAGGGCGCGCCGAAGATCAAATTGGTGACGATGGACGTCGCGCAAGCGAACCCGGTCGCGACCGACCTGATCCCCGAGGACGCCGCAACGCTCGAAGGCGCGGGCATCGTCGGCGGCCAGCTGTTCGTCAGCTATATGGTCGACGCCAAGGACGAGATGCGGCGCTACTCGATCGACGGCAAGCTGCTCGGCAAGGTTGCCACGCCGGGCATCGGCAGCGTCGCGGGCTTCAGCGGCGATCCGGACGAGAGCGAGGCGTTCTACGCCTTCACCAGCTTCAACATGCCCACCACCGTCTATCGCTATGACGTGAAGACCGGCGAGGCGAAGGCATGGGCGCAGCCCAAGGTGGCGTTCGATCCGGCGAAGTACAGCGTCGAGCAGCGCTTCTTCGCGTCGAAGGACGGCACCAGGGTGCCGATGTTCATCGTCAAGCGGAAGGACGTGACCGGCCCTGCGCCAACCCTGCTGTGGGGCTATGGCGGGTTCAACGTCAGCTACGGCCCGGCCTTCTCCTCGTCGCGGCTGGCGTGGATGGAGCAGGGCGGTGTGTTCGTGCTCGCCAACATCCGTGGCGGCGGTGAGTATGGCAAGGCGTGGCACGATGGCGGCCGCCTCGCCAACAAGCAGAACACGTTCGACGACTTCATCGGCGCGGGCGAGTATCTGATCGCGCAGGGCATCACGAAGAAGGACGGCCTTGCCATCCAGGGCGGATCGAACGGCGGCTTGCTCGTCGGCGCGGTGGTCAACCAGCGGCCCGACCTGTTCGCCGCGGCGTTGCCCGCGGTGGGCGTGATGGACATGCTGCGTTTCGACCGCTGGACCGCCGGCCGCTACTGGGTCGACGACTATGGCCACCCCTCCAAGGAAGCCGACTGGAAGATACTGCGCGCCTATTCGCCCTATCACAACATCGTGGCGGGCAAGGCCTATCCGGCGATCCTCGCCACCACCGCGGACACCGATGACCGCGTGGTGCCGGGTCACACCTTCAAATACACTGCGGCGCTGCAGGCGGCCGACATCGGGCCGAAGCCGCATCTGGTGCGGATCGAGACCCGCGCTGGTCACGGCACGGGCAAGCCGACCGACAAGGTGATCGAGGAAACCTCCGATCTCTGGGCGTTCGCCGCCAAGTGGACCGGGCTCGACGTCAAGCCGGTCAATTAAACCCGGCCTTGCACTGGGGCTGCCAGTCGATAGGTTCCGTTCACTCATCCGTGGACGGAGCCTTCGATGCGTTTGATCGGCCTGCCTTTTCTCGCCCTCGCCCTGGCGAGCTGCGCACCCACCGTCGCGCAGGAGACCGCTCCGGCGCCCTCGCTGCACCAGCGGCTGATGACGCTCGACACGCATCTCGACACGCCGGTGTGGTTCTCCAACCCGCACTGGAAGTTCGGCGACCGGCACGACTGGCGCACCGACCTGGCGCAGGTCGATCTCGGGCGGATGGAGACGGGCGCGCTCGATGGCGGGATGTTCGTCATCTACACCCGTCAAGGTCCGCTGACGCCGCAGGGCTTTGCCGACGCCAAGGCATTCGCGCTCAAGCGGCTCGATGAGATCCACCAGACGATCGCCGCCTATCCCAGCCGGATCGAACCGGTCACCACCGCCGACCAGGCGGTGCGCGCCAACAAGGCGGGGCTGCGCTTCGCCTTCATCAGCATCGAGAACAGCTATCCGCTGGGCGAGGACCTCTCGCTGCTGCAGAAATTCTACGATGGCGGCGTGCGCATGGCCGGGCCGGTGCATTCCAAGGACAACCAGTTCGCCGACAGCGCGACCGGGACGGCGACCTGGAAGGGCCTGTCGCCGCTCGGCCGGAAGTGGGTCGCCGAGATGAACCGGCTCGGCATGGTGATCGACGGCAGCCATTCCTCCGACGCGACGTTCGACCAGATGCTCGATCTCAGCAAGGTGCCGATCATCCTGTCGCATTCCGGGCCGAAGGCGATGTGGGATCACAACCGCAACATCGACGACGACCGCATCCGCAAGCTCGCGGCGAAGGGCGGGGCGGTGTGCATGAACAGCGTGTTCCTGACCAAGATGACTTATACCGCCGAGCGCAACCGCCTCTCCGATCTTGCCGACAACATCGCCACGCTCTCGGCGGCGGAGCAGGCCAAGCTCACCGCCGACATCCGCAAGCTCGACGAGACCGCGCCGGTGCAGGACACCGATTTCGAGACGTTCATGCGCAACCTGCTCCACCTGCTCAAGGTCGCGGGCCCCGACCATGTATGCATCGGCGCCGATTGGGACGGCGGCGGCGGTGTGCGCGGGTTCGAGGACATCACCGCATTGCCCAAGGTGACCGAGCGGCTGGTCGCCGCGGGCTATTCGGAGGCGGACATCGCCAAGATCTGGTCGGGCAATGTGCTGCGCATCCTGCGCGCCGCGGACGCGGCCAAGGGCGGGTGATCGGTATGCGAATCGCGCACGCCGCGCTCGCGGAAGCTGTCAAAGCTCACACTACGTACCCCCCGGTTTCCCCTGGGGACAGTATCTGCTGCCGACGATGAGAAAGAGCGGGCGCGTGCCAAGCCATGCTGGAACATATGCAGAACAAATCCAACATCGCAAGTATCAGCGTGATCAGGGCACGCGGCGTACGCTGAGGATCTTCACCTTGGGCTCGAGCATCTGGCCCTTCATCACGCCCTCGCCCTTGGTGGGCGAGGTGGGGGCGTCGAGGATCTTCCAGATCACGTCCATCCCCTCGACCACCTTGCCGAACGCGGCATAGCCGAGATTGTCGCCCGGCGCCGACGGATTGGCGTCGAGCGAGGTCTGGTCGCCGACGCTGATCGTGAACTCGCCGCGCGCCGTGCCGGGCGCGAGCCGTGCGGTCGAGATCGCGCCGTTGACGTGCTTGACGCCGGTCTTGGTGGTCGGCTCATGTGCGATCGGGGGCAAGGCGCGCTTGGGATTGCCCTCGATCCCGAACTGGACGAAGCCGAATTTGTCCGCGACCTTGACCGAGCGGTAGAAGGCGATGCCGTCGAGCCGTTTCTGGTCGGCATAGCGCAGGAAGTTGCGCGCGGTGATCGGCGCGCGCTCGGTCTCGAGCTCGAGCACGAAGCGGCCCATGTTGGTCTCGATCGCCACCTTCTGCGTCGCCGGCTTGGGCGCAACCGCTGGAGCGGGTGCAGTGGTAGGCGCTGGTGTCGATGTCGTCTGGGCGAGCGCGGCGACGGGGGCGAGGAGGGCGCCAAAGAGCAAGGGGGCGAGCAGGGTGCGGCGGATCATCATGCGGTCAGCTTCGCGCAAGCCGGGCTGGGCTTCAACCGGCTTTCGTCCACAACAGAATCGCTTTGCTGGCGCGGG
This is a stretch of genomic DNA from Sphingomonas sp. BT-65. It encodes these proteins:
- the rpsM gene encoding 30S ribosomal protein S13, which codes for MARIAGVNLPTNKRVLIALQYIHGIGPAKAKEITTKLGIAAERRVQDLTDQEVLQIRETIDGAYTVEGDLRRETAMNIKRLMDLACYRGLRHRKGLPVRGQRTHTNARTRKGKAKPIAGKKK
- the rpsK gene encoding 30S ribosomal protein S11, encoding MAQAPQRLRRRERKNITAGVAHVNASFNNTMITITDAQGNAISWSSAGMMGFKGSRKSTPYAAQVAAEDAGRKAAEHGVRTLEVEVKGPGSGRESALRALQAVGFQITSIRDVTSIPHNGVRPSKRRRV
- a CDS encoding DNA-directed RNA polymerase subunit alpha; the encoded protein is MSVNAKNWQELKKPNGLEKKGGDGKRKATFVAEPLERGFGLTLGNALRRVLLSSLQGAAVTSIKIENVLHEFSSLAGVREDVTDLVLNVKQIALRMQGEGAKRLQLSATGPAEVKAGDIAVSGDIEVMNPELVLCHLDDGATLNMELTADTGKGYVPAAANRPADAPIGLIPVDALYSPVRQVSYKVENTRVGQELDYDKLSLSIETDGTVTPEDALAYAARILQDQLALFVHFDDSAITRSAPIGVAAPAAAEAGAGDTATINRYLLKKVDELELSVRSANCLKNDNIIYIGDLVQKTEAEMLRTPNFGRKSLNEIKEVLSSMGLRLGMEIPGWPPENIEEMAKKLEQEIMG
- the rplQ gene encoding 50S ribosomal protein L17, producing the protein MRHKYGGRKLQRTSAHRAALFRNMSAALIKHEQITTTVAKAKELRPYVEKLVTLAKKGGLSNRRLAHARLLDDAQLVKLFDVLASRYADRNGGYTRIIKAGPRASDASPMAIIEFVDRDVSAKGQDSGPVMTDEDFDEAA
- a CDS encoding prolyl oligopeptidase family protein — translated: MRRAPLLALPLLFAAPVVHASPESPTTMPAPIAYPETKRDAVTEEVFGQKVADPFRWLENDVRNDKEVAAWVEAQNKVTDAYLATLPGRDIFKNRIKQLFDYERFGVPTRKGGRYFYSHNTGLQNQAVLWVRDSLDGAGRVLIDPNTWAKDGATALSEWVPSEDGKLLVYGIQDGGTDWRTVKVLDVATGKTLDDEVKWIKFSNLAWAKDGSGFYYSRFPAPAEGQAFQQLNENQSVYFHKIGTPQSADTLIYATPETPKRGHFAQVTEDGNWLVITTTEGTDDRYEITLLDLRTAGAKPRKLIAGLENNWTLAGNVGTRFYWTTNKGAPKIKLVTMDVAQANPVATDLIPEDAATLEGAGIVGGQLFVSYMVDAKDEMRRYSIDGKLLGKVATPGIGSVAGFSGDPDESEAFYAFTSFNMPTTVYRYDVKTGEAKAWAQPKVAFDPAKYSVEQRFFASKDGTRVPMFIVKRKDVTGPAPTLLWGYGGFNVSYGPAFSSSRLAWMEQGGVFVLANIRGGGEYGKAWHDGGRLANKQNTFDDFIGAGEYLIAQGITKKDGLAIQGGSNGGLLVGAVVNQRPDLFAAALPAVGVMDMLRFDRWTAGRYWVDDYGHPSKEADWKILRAYSPYHNIVAGKAYPAILATTADTDDRVVPGHTFKYTAALQAADIGPKPHLVRIETRAGHGTGKPTDKVIEETSDLWAFAAKWTGLDVKPVN
- a CDS encoding dipeptidase, with the protein product MRLIGLPFLALALASCAPTVAQETAPAPSLHQRLMTLDTHLDTPVWFSNPHWKFGDRHDWRTDLAQVDLGRMETGALDGGMFVIYTRQGPLTPQGFADAKAFALKRLDEIHQTIAAYPSRIEPVTTADQAVRANKAGLRFAFISIENSYPLGEDLSLLQKFYDGGVRMAGPVHSKDNQFADSATGTATWKGLSPLGRKWVAEMNRLGMVIDGSHSSDATFDQMLDLSKVPIILSHSGPKAMWDHNRNIDDDRIRKLAAKGGAVCMNSVFLTKMTYTAERNRLSDLADNIATLSAAEQAKLTADIRKLDETAPVQDTDFETFMRNLLHLLKVAGPDHVCIGADWDGGGGVRGFEDITALPKVTERLVAAGYSEADIAKIWSGNVLRILRAADAAKGG
- a CDS encoding peptidylprolyl isomerase; this translates as MMIRRTLLAPLLFGALLAPVAALAQTTSTPAPTTAPAPAVAPKPATQKVAIETNMGRFVLELETERAPITARNFLRYADQKRLDGIAFYRSVKVADKFGFVQFGIEGNPKRALPPIAHEPTTKTGVKHVNGAISTARLAPGTARGEFTISVGDQTSLDANPSAPGDNLGYAAFGKVVEGMDVIWKILDAPTSPTKGEGVMKGQMLEPKVKILSVRRVP